A genomic segment from Thermus sp. LT1-2-5 encodes:
- a CDS encoding ABC transporter ATP-binding protein, producing the protein MAEVLVRVAGVRKAFGGVVALDGVDLEVRRGEFFSLLGPSGCGKTTLLRILAGFDTPDAGRVEIAGKDMAGVPPYARPVNTVFQNYALFPHMTVEGNVAFGLRMKGLAQAEVKRKVAWALELVDLMGLEKRYPRELSGGQKQRVALARALVLEPLVLLLDEPLSALDARLRQELRVELMQLQRRLGTTFIFVTHDQEEALVMSDRIAVMREGRIVQMGLPDEVYERPKSRFVAEFLGRSNFLPAKPHPLGAETPLGPLRLKEPLQKEALLAIRPEKIRLYPAQNGAPARENLVRAAVEEIVYTGAENQYYLRAGEVRLLAYTLNQDLQEPGAEEFGYGEEVYCYLPPENLVVVHE; encoded by the coding sequence GTGGCGGAGGTGCTGGTGCGCGTGGCCGGGGTGCGCAAGGCCTTCGGCGGGGTGGTGGCCTTGGACGGGGTGGACCTGGAGGTGCGAAGGGGGGAGTTCTTCAGCCTCCTGGGGCCTTCTGGGTGCGGCAAGACTACCCTTTTGCGGATCCTGGCCGGGTTCGACACGCCGGACGCCGGGCGGGTGGAGATCGCCGGTAAGGACATGGCGGGGGTTCCCCCTTACGCCCGGCCAGTGAACACCGTGTTTCAAAACTACGCCCTTTTCCCCCACATGACCGTGGAGGGGAACGTGGCCTTCGGCCTTCGGATGAAGGGCCTGGCCCAGGCGGAGGTGAAGCGGAAGGTGGCCTGGGCCTTGGAGCTCGTGGACCTTATGGGCCTGGAGAAGCGCTACCCCCGGGAGCTTTCCGGGGGGCAGAAGCAGCGGGTGGCCCTGGCCCGGGCCCTGGTCTTAGAGCCCTTGGTCCTCCTTTTGGACGAGCCCCTTTCCGCCTTGGATGCTCGGCTACGCCAGGAGCTTCGGGTGGAGCTCATGCAGCTCCAGAGGCGGCTTGGCACCACCTTCATCTTCGTCACCCACGACCAGGAAGAGGCTTTGGTCATGTCGGACCGCATCGCCGTGATGCGGGAAGGGCGCATCGTGCAGATGGGCCTTCCCGACGAGGTGTACGAGCGGCCCAAGAGCCGCTTTGTGGCCGAGTTTTTAGGCCGCTCCAACTTCCTTCCTGCTAAGCCCCACCCTTTGGGGGCGGAAACCCCCCTGGGGCCCTTGCGCCTGAAAGAGCCCTTGCAGAAGGAGGCCCTCTTGGCCATCCGCCCGGAAAAGATCCGCCTCTACCCGGCGCAAAACGGGGCCCCGGCCCGGGAGAACCTGGTGCGGGCGGCGGTGGAGGAGATCGTCTACACGGGGGCGGAGAACCAGTACTACCTTAGGGCGGGGGAGGTGCGGCTTCTCGCCTACACCCTCAACCAGGACCTGCAGGAGCCAGGGGCGGAGGAGTTCGGCTATGGGGAGGAGGTTTACTGCTACCTTCCCCCGGAGAACCTGGTGGTGGTTCATGAATGA
- the rodA gene encoding rod shape-determining protein RodA, whose amino-acid sequence MVLRRPNLLAYDWGLILLALALAALGLLNLKSATPDPALIPRQALALALGLGLAVAVQFLSRRLLFAWAYPLYALSLALLVAVLGVGREINGAKAWFVLGPLQFQPLELAKVGLVLALARLLEERPIRRVWDYVLPGLLTAPVAALLLLQPDLGGTLVVLFGAFAVLFVRGLPWKHLLVGVLALVLLVPTVVWPNLKPYQRERVLIVLDPYRDPLGQGFQVIQSTIAIGSGGLFGKGYGQGTQTQLGFVPFRHTDFVFAVWAEEWGFVGAVALLGLYALLLLRLLGLALECSRMADRLFLAGVGGMLGFQVVVNLGVALGVMPVTGLTLPLFSYGGSSLMATLFSLGLVLLVHRDRAAP is encoded by the coding sequence ATGGTCCTCAGACGGCCTAACCTTCTCGCCTACGACTGGGGCCTGATCCTCCTGGCCTTGGCCCTGGCTGCCCTGGGGCTCCTCAATCTGAAAAGCGCCACCCCGGACCCCGCCCTGATCCCACGGCAAGCCTTGGCCCTGGCCTTGGGACTGGGGCTTGCGGTGGCGGTCCAGTTCCTCTCCCGCAGGCTCCTCTTCGCCTGGGCCTACCCCCTTTACGCCCTTTCCCTGGCCCTCTTGGTGGCGGTGCTTGGGGTGGGCCGGGAGATCAACGGGGCCAAGGCCTGGTTTGTCCTGGGGCCTCTCCAGTTCCAGCCCCTGGAGCTTGCCAAGGTGGGCCTGGTCCTGGCCCTGGCCCGCCTCCTGGAGGAAAGGCCCATCCGCCGGGTTTGGGACTACGTCTTGCCAGGCCTCCTCACGGCCCCGGTGGCGGCGCTCCTCCTCCTCCAGCCCGACCTTGGGGGCACCCTAGTGGTCCTCTTCGGCGCCTTCGCCGTGCTCTTTGTGCGGGGGCTTCCTTGGAAGCATCTTTTGGTGGGGGTCTTGGCCCTGGTCCTCCTGGTGCCCACCGTGGTCTGGCCCAACCTCAAGCCTTACCAGCGGGAGCGGGTCCTCATCGTTTTGGACCCCTACCGCGACCCCTTGGGCCAGGGCTTCCAGGTGATCCAGTCCACCATCGCCATCGGTTCTGGGGGGCTTTTCGGCAAGGGGTACGGGCAAGGAACCCAGACGCAACTGGGCTTCGTGCCCTTCCGCCACACGGACTTTGTCTTTGCGGTTTGGGCGGAGGAATGGGGGTTCGTGGGGGCGGTGGCCCTCCTGGGCCTTTACGCCCTTTTGCTCCTTCGCCTCTTGGGCTTGGCCCTGGAGTGTTCCCGCATGGCCGACCGCCTTTTCCTCGCCGGCGTGGGGGGGATGCTGGGCTTTCAGGTGGTGGTGAACCTAGGGGTGGCCTTGGGGGTGATGCCCGTCACCGGCCTAACCCTGCCCCTTTTTTCCTACGGGGGTTCTAGCCTGATGGCCACCCTCTTTTCCCTGGGTCTGGTCCTTTTGGTCCACCGGGACCGGGCGGCGCCCTAG
- the minE gene encoding cell division topological specificity factor MinE gives MWWRKRSKEKAKERLKLVLAYDRARLSPGLVESLKKDLLEVLRRYFPAQEEGLQVALEERGEKVVLVADIPLR, from the coding sequence ATGTGGTGGCGTAAGCGGAGCAAGGAAAAGGCCAAGGAGAGGCTCAAGCTGGTCTTGGCCTACGACCGGGCCAGGCTTTCCCCGGGGTTGGTGGAAAGCCTAAAAAAGGACCTTTTGGAGGTCCTCCGCCGCTACTTCCCTGCCCAGGAGGAGGGGCTTCAGGTGGCCCTGGAGGAACGGGGGGAGAAGGTGGTGCTGGTGGCGGACATCCCCTTGCGCTAA
- the minD gene encoding septum site-determining protein MinD: MKARAIVVTSGKGGVGKTTTTANLGTALAKLGEKVAVVDVDVGLRNLDVVMGLEGRVVFDLIDVLEGRAKPRQALIRDKRVENLYLLPASQTKDKEALDPAKFQELVRFLLTEEGFDRVLIDSPAGIEKGFQTAATPAEGALVVVNPEVSSVRDADRIIGLLEAREIRENYLVINRLRPKMVSRGDMLSVEDVVEILGLKPIGIIPEDEQVIVSTNQGEPLVLKGASPAAQAFLDTARRMRGEEVPFRHLEEAQGFLGVIRKLFGGR; encoded by the coding sequence GTGAAAGCGAGAGCCATCGTGGTGACTTCCGGCAAGGGCGGGGTGGGGAAGACCACCACCACCGCCAACCTGGGTACGGCCTTGGCCAAGCTGGGGGAGAAGGTGGCGGTGGTGGACGTGGACGTGGGCCTGAGAAACCTGGACGTGGTCATGGGCCTCGAGGGGCGGGTGGTCTTTGACCTCATCGACGTCCTGGAGGGGCGGGCCAAGCCTCGGCAGGCCCTCATCCGCGACAAGCGGGTGGAAAACCTCTACCTCCTCCCCGCCTCCCAGACCAAGGACAAGGAGGCGCTGGACCCGGCCAAGTTCCAAGAACTGGTGCGCTTCCTTCTCACGGAAGAGGGCTTTGACCGCGTCCTCATCGACTCTCCCGCCGGCATTGAGAAGGGCTTCCAGACCGCCGCTACCCCGGCGGAGGGGGCCTTGGTGGTGGTGAACCCCGAGGTGTCCAGCGTTCGCGACGCCGACCGGATCATTGGCCTCCTGGAAGCCCGGGAGATCCGGGAGAACTACCTGGTCATCAACCGCCTCCGGCCCAAGATGGTGAGCCGGGGGGACATGCTCTCCGTGGAGGACGTGGTGGAGATCCTGGGCCTAAAGCCCATCGGCATCATCCCCGAGGACGAGCAGGTGATCGTCTCCACCAACCAAGGGGAGCCCTTGGTCCTCAAAGGGGCGAGCCCCGCCGCCCAGGCCTTCTTGGACACCGCCCGGCGCATGCGGGGCGAGGAGGTGCCCTTCCGCCACCTGGAGGAGGCCCAAGGTTTCTTGGGGGTCATCCGCAAGCTCTTCGGGGGTCGGTGA
- a CDS encoding helix-turn-helix domain-containing protein, which yields MALSKNARKVLKVLARRGAPEVLFALSRGASRFSDLESLLVLSPRTLAERLREFHVLGFVERRAYPEVPPRVEYTLTPRGKRVLDFLRGLEEVLEAKQEGVT from the coding sequence ATGGCCCTGTCCAAGAACGCCCGCAAGGTGCTCAAGGTCCTGGCCAGGCGGGGGGCGCCGGAGGTGCTCTTTGCCTTGAGCCGGGGGGCCTCCCGCTTTTCCGACCTGGAAAGCCTCCTCGTCCTTTCCCCCAGGACCCTGGCGGAACGGCTTCGCGAGTTCCACGTCTTGGGCTTCGTGGAGCGGCGGGCTTACCCCGAGGTGCCGCCCCGGGTAGAATACACCCTGACCCCGCGGGGCAAGCGGGTTTTGGATTTCCTGCGCGGATTGGAGGAGGTATTGGAGGCCAAGCAGGAGGGGGTAACGTGA
- a CDS encoding methylmalonyl-CoA mutase family protein — protein sequence MEGLFESLPEGYREKLGRPGEYPFTRGIYPRMYLDRLWTMRQYAGFSTAEESNARYRYLLAQGQTGLSVAFDLPTQLGLDPDHPMSVGEVGRVGVSIATLEDMRKLFDGIPLDQVSTSMTINAPAMMLLALYLLVAEEQGVSWNKVSGTVQNDILKEFFARGTYIYPPGPSMRLVTDIFEFCAQHVPKWNTISISGYHIREAGATAAQEIAFTLADGKAYVRAALERGLDVDAFAPRLSFFFAAHSDILEEVAKFRAARRLWARIMREEFGAKDPKSWMLRFHTQTGGSTLTAQEPLNNVVRTAYQALAAVLGGTQSLHTNAYDEALGLPTEKSALLALRTQQILAYESGVTKAIDPLGGSFYLEHLTDQLEREAEKLIAEIDVLGGAVAAVEAGYFQRAIEESAWQFQKEVEEGKRILVGVNRFFDPHSPLNEPVPVQRIDPELHERRKRELAAFKAKRDGESVRVGLERLRQAARGQENLFPHVLEAFRRRATLGEVCGVLREEWGEYQPTR from the coding sequence ATGGAAGGCCTTTTTGAGTCCTTGCCGGAAGGTTACCGGGAAAAGCTCGGCCGCCCGGGGGAGTACCCCTTCACCCGGGGCATCTACCCCCGGATGTACCTGGACCGGCTCTGGACCATGCGCCAGTACGCCGGCTTCTCCACCGCCGAGGAGTCCAACGCCCGCTACCGATACCTTCTGGCCCAGGGCCAGACGGGCCTCAGCGTGGCCTTTGACCTACCCACCCAGCTGGGCCTGGACCCCGACCACCCCATGAGCGTGGGGGAGGTGGGGCGGGTGGGGGTGTCCATCGCCACCCTCGAGGACATGCGCAAGCTCTTTGACGGCATCCCCCTGGACCAGGTCTCCACCAGCATGACCATCAACGCCCCCGCCATGATGCTCCTCGCCCTCTACCTCCTGGTGGCGGAGGAGCAAGGGGTTTCTTGGAACAAGGTCTCGGGCACGGTGCAAAACGATATCCTCAAGGAGTTCTTCGCCCGGGGTACCTACATCTACCCTCCTGGGCCCTCCATGCGCCTGGTGACCGACATCTTTGAGTTCTGCGCCCAACACGTGCCCAAGTGGAACACCATCAGCATCTCCGGCTACCACATCCGCGAGGCGGGGGCCACCGCCGCCCAGGAGATCGCCTTCACCCTAGCCGACGGCAAGGCCTACGTGCGGGCGGCCCTGGAGCGGGGGCTGGACGTGGACGCCTTCGCCCCCAGGCTCTCCTTCTTCTTCGCCGCCCACAGCGACATCTTGGAGGAGGTGGCCAAGTTCCGCGCCGCCAGGCGGCTTTGGGCCCGCATCATGCGGGAGGAGTTCGGGGCCAAGGACCCCAAAAGCTGGATGCTCCGCTTCCACACCCAGACGGGGGGCTCCACCCTCACCGCCCAGGAACCCCTGAACAACGTGGTGCGCACCGCTTACCAGGCCCTGGCCGCCGTGCTCGGGGGCACGCAAAGCCTCCACACCAACGCCTACGACGAGGCCTTGGGCCTGCCCACAGAGAAAAGCGCCCTCCTGGCCCTGCGCACGCAGCAGATCCTGGCCTACGAGAGCGGGGTGACCAAGGCCATTGACCCCTTGGGGGGAAGCTTCTACCTGGAGCACCTCACGGACCAGTTGGAACGGGAGGCGGAAAAGCTCATCGCCGAGATCGACGTCCTGGGCGGGGCGGTAGCCGCGGTGGAAGCGGGCTACTTCCAAAGGGCCATCGAGGAGTCCGCCTGGCAGTTCCAGAAGGAGGTGGAGGAGGGCAAGCGGATCCTCGTGGGGGTGAACCGCTTCTTTGACCCCCATAGCCCCTTGAACGAGCCTGTGCCCGTGCAGCGCATCGACCCCGAGCTCCACGAAAGGAGGAAGCGGGAGCTTGCCGCCTTCAAGGCCAAGCGGGATGGCGAGAGCGTCCGGGTGGGCCTCGAGCGCCTGCGCCAGGCGGCGCGGGGCCAGGAAAACCTCTTCCCCCACGTCCTGGAGGCCTTCCGCCGCCGGGCTACCTTGGGGGAGGTCTGCGGGGTCCTGCGGGAGGAATGGGGAGAGTACCAGCCAACGAGGTGA
- a CDS encoding nuclear transport factor 2 family protein produces MESETELWSFLERHLKSIYEGDYATYAATTHEELSLYEWFVTPHRLDGLDFHRFMVEKNWATRGKPYRIDLLERRLQRYGEVAIFSYTLLLTVEEEGGLRHQAVNESRVAVRFPEGWKVVHVHKSPAG; encoded by the coding sequence GTGGAGAGCGAAACGGAGCTTTGGAGCTTCCTGGAGCGCCACCTGAAAAGCATCTACGAGGGGGACTACGCCACCTACGCCGCCACCACCCACGAGGAGCTTTCCCTTTACGAGTGGTTCGTCACCCCCCACCGCCTGGACGGCCTGGACTTCCACCGCTTTATGGTGGAGAAGAACTGGGCCACGAGGGGTAAGCCCTACCGGATCGACCTTTTGGAAAGGCGGCTTCAGCGCTACGGGGAGGTGGCCATCTTCAGCTACACCCTCCTCCTCACCGTGGAGGAGGAAGGGGGGCTACGGCACCAAGCGGTGAACGAAAGCCGGGTAGCGGTGCGCTTCCCTGAGGGGTGGAAGGTGGTGCACGTGCACAAAAGCCCGGCGGGCTAG
- the acs gene encoding acetate--CoA ligase yields the protein MDRIEGVLKEERVFYPSEAFRQQAHIKSEEEYARLYEESLKDPEGFWGRVASELHWFEPWQKVLEGDLPHPKWFVGGKTNLSYNALDRHVKTWRKNKAALVWEGEPGEERVLTYHDLWREVQKFANVLKRLGVKKGDRVTIYLPMVPEAAIAMLACTRIGAVHSVVFGGFSSGALADRIKDAQAKVLITADGGYRRGSIVPLKQNADEALKETPSVEHVVVVRRTGEEVPWTPGRDHWWHELMEAAPDRLDPEPMEAEEPLFILYTSGSTGKPKGVLHTTGGYMTYVYYTTKLVFDLKDEDVYWCTADVGWITGHSYVVYGPLLNGATTVMYEGAPNWPEPDRFWQIVDKYGVSILYTAPTAIRAFMKWGEGWPAKHRLETLRLLGTVGEPINPEAWLWYYHVIGKGRCPIVDTWWQTETGGIMITTLPGAHPMKPGHAGKPFFGVKPEILDSEHQPVENPDEGGHLCITRPWPSMLRTVWGDPERFLQQYFSQHPGVYFTGDGARRDKEGYYLIQGRVDDVLNVAGHRLGTMEIESALVSHPAVAEAAVVGRPDPMKGEAIVAFVTLKEGFTPADALRDELKAHVAKVIGPIARPDEVRFTDALPKTRSGKIMRRLLRQIAAGEKEIKGDTSTLEDRSVVEKLKEGA from the coding sequence ATGGACCGGATTGAAGGCGTGCTCAAGGAAGAGCGGGTGTTTTACCCAAGCGAGGCCTTCCGCCAGCAGGCCCACATCAAGAGCGAGGAGGAGTACGCGCGCCTGTACGAGGAAAGCCTAAAGGACCCCGAGGGGTTCTGGGGACGGGTGGCCTCGGAGCTCCACTGGTTTGAGCCCTGGCAGAAGGTCCTGGAGGGGGACCTCCCCCACCCCAAGTGGTTCGTGGGGGGCAAGACCAACCTCTCCTACAACGCCCTGGACCGCCACGTGAAGACCTGGCGCAAGAACAAGGCGGCCTTGGTCTGGGAAGGGGAGCCGGGGGAGGAGCGGGTCCTCACCTACCACGATCTTTGGCGGGAGGTGCAGAAGTTCGCCAACGTCCTGAAGCGGCTTGGGGTGAAGAAGGGCGATCGGGTCACCATCTACCTGCCCATGGTCCCCGAGGCGGCCATCGCCATGCTGGCCTGCACCCGTATCGGGGCGGTGCACTCCGTGGTCTTCGGGGGCTTTTCCTCCGGGGCCTTGGCCGACCGCATCAAGGACGCCCAGGCCAAGGTCCTCATCACCGCCGACGGCGGCTACCGCCGGGGCAGCATCGTTCCCCTGAAGCAGAACGCCGACGAGGCCCTCAAGGAAACCCCTAGCGTGGAGCACGTGGTGGTGGTGCGCCGCACCGGGGAGGAGGTGCCCTGGACCCCGGGCCGGGACCACTGGTGGCACGAGCTCATGGAGGCGGCCCCCGACCGCTTGGACCCCGAGCCCATGGAGGCGGAGGAGCCCCTTTTCATCCTCTACACCTCGGGTTCCACGGGGAAGCCCAAAGGGGTTTTGCACACCACGGGCGGCTACATGACCTACGTCTACTACACCACCAAGCTGGTCTTTGACCTCAAGGACGAGGACGTCTACTGGTGCACCGCCGACGTGGGTTGGATTACCGGCCACTCCTACGTGGTCTACGGGCCCCTCCTGAACGGGGCCACCACGGTGATGTACGAGGGGGCCCCCAACTGGCCTGAGCCCGACCGCTTCTGGCAGATCGTGGACAAGTACGGGGTGTCCATCCTCTACACCGCCCCCACCGCCATCCGCGCCTTCATGAAGTGGGGGGAAGGCTGGCCCGCCAAGCACCGCCTGGAAACCTTGCGGCTTCTTGGCACCGTGGGCGAGCCCATCAACCCCGAGGCCTGGCTTTGGTACTACCACGTGATCGGCAAGGGGCGCTGCCCCATCGTAGACACCTGGTGGCAGACGGAAACGGGCGGGATCATGATCACCACCCTGCCCGGGGCCCATCCCATGAAGCCGGGGCACGCTGGGAAGCCTTTCTTCGGGGTGAAGCCGGAGATCCTGGACAGCGAGCACCAGCCCGTGGAGAACCCGGACGAGGGCGGCCACCTTTGCATCACGCGGCCTTGGCCCAGCATGCTCCGCACCGTCTGGGGCGACCCGGAGCGCTTCCTCCAGCAGTACTTCAGCCAGCACCCCGGGGTCTACTTCACCGGGGACGGGGCCCGGCGGGACAAGGAGGGCTACTACCTGATCCAGGGCCGGGTGGACGACGTCTTGAACGTGGCGGGCCACCGCCTGGGCACCATGGAGATCGAGTCCGCCCTGGTTTCCCACCCCGCGGTGGCGGAGGCGGCGGTGGTGGGCCGGCCCGACCCCATGAAGGGGGAGGCCATCGTGGCCTTCGTGACCCTGAAGGAGGGCTTCACCCCTGCCGATGCCCTTAGGGACGAGCTCAAGGCCCACGTGGCCAAGGTGATCGGACCCATCGCCCGCCCCGACGAGGTGCGTTTCACCGACGCTTTGCCCAAGACGCGCTCCGGCAAGATCATGCGCCGCCTCCTGCGGCAGATCGCCGCCGGGGAGAAGGAGATCAAGGGGGACACCTCCACCCTCGAGGACCGCTCCGTGGTGGAGAAGCTCAAGGAAGGGGCCTGA
- a CDS encoding AMP-binding protein has product MAKKRSLSTVQAALRILAYLAEHPEGVEVKEVARLLGKSLSTAYALLNSLVEEGFAVKGERGYRLGSAKPVPAETTPLEEALEELYLRTRERCYLALLTPEGVRLKTRGRQGQPHPLGESLPEGAHALALGKVLLAFGALPLPPLRPRTPYTLTDPMALEEELKRVRESGLAAEMEEYALGLSALAAPLFGPGGELLGTLGVVVPARRFPFAFSRLARALSEVAQVSPYLKPPEPPSLAPPPEASFRVEVVEPPTELKERANLKDPASAYREALEDPEGFFGPFAREFFWESPWETLYDPERRLWFAGARTNAALNALDRHLPERAQQVALLTLDGEGHLEKWTYRELQDLSARLAGLLQSLGVRVGDRVALYLPTGAEAALALLALARLGAVHVALPVGLGPEALRERLLQSEARLLIAADGYYRRGQLIPLRPVVEAALAGLDLPVLWHVRGSTEFLERAWEGEPVEPVPVPAHHPLFILHTSGSTGRPKGVVHGHGGYMVGVAWALRYLFDLKPGEVFHTTADLFWVVGHSFGLYAPLFLGGTSLLVEDRPDHPSPAAFYERLARLKVDVLLTSPTLLRTLRRHGEARPTGLRLVGSVGEALAPEVWRWARENLAWPLDNWWQTELGAPALATPLPLPAKPGYVGVPLPGVEARVVDEAGQVLPPGAKGHLVLLRAGPAQMVDLLGGESPWRGGLYWTGDLAVMDEEGYFRILGRSEEVIKVGEARLGTAEVEAAALTHPQVAEAAAVGVPGEEGEEIVVFVVPKQAVPEELKPLLAEKLKAHLLRHLGPVAPPRVLFAESLPRTRSGKILRRLLKAELLGLDPGDTSGLEEHYGGGKAP; this is encoded by the coding sequence ATGGCCAAGAAGCGAAGCCTCTCCACCGTGCAGGCCGCCCTGCGCATCCTGGCCTACCTGGCGGAGCACCCGGAAGGGGTGGAGGTGAAGGAGGTGGCCCGCCTTCTGGGCAAAAGCCTCTCTACCGCCTACGCCCTCCTGAATAGCCTGGTGGAGGAAGGCTTCGCCGTCAAAGGGGAAAGGGGCTACCGCTTGGGAAGCGCCAAGCCGGTCCCCGCGGAAACCACCCCCTTGGAAGAGGCCCTGGAAGAGCTTTACCTCCGCACCCGGGAGCGGTGCTACCTGGCCCTCCTCACCCCCGAAGGGGTGAGGCTGAAGACAAGAGGGCGGCAGGGCCAGCCCCACCCCCTGGGGGAAAGCCTCCCCGAAGGGGCCCACGCCCTGGCCTTGGGCAAGGTCCTCCTGGCCTTTGGCGCCCTGCCCCTTCCCCCCTTGCGCCCCCGCACCCCCTACACCCTCACCGACCCCATGGCCCTGGAGGAGGAGCTCAAGCGGGTGCGGGAGTCGGGCCTGGCGGCGGAGATGGAGGAGTACGCCCTGGGGCTTTCCGCCCTGGCCGCCCCCCTGTTTGGCCCAGGGGGGGAACTCCTCGGCACCCTAGGGGTGGTGGTGCCCGCCCGGCGCTTCCCCTTCGCCTTTAGCCGCCTGGCCCGGGCCCTCTCCGAGGTGGCCCAGGTCTCCCCCTACCTCAAGCCCCCCGAGCCCCCAAGCCTGGCCCCACCTCCGGAGGCGAGCTTTAGGGTGGAGGTGGTGGAGCCCCCCACGGAGCTCAAGGAAAGGGCCAACCTGAAAGACCCCGCCTCCGCTTACCGGGAGGCCCTCGAGGACCCCGAGGGCTTCTTCGGCCCCTTCGCCCGGGAGTTCTTCTGGGAAAGCCCCTGGGAAACCCTTTACGACCCAGAACGCCGCCTTTGGTTTGCGGGCGCCCGCACCAACGCCGCCCTTAACGCCCTGGACCGCCACCTCCCCGAAAGGGCCCAGCAGGTGGCCCTCCTCACCCTGGACGGGGAAGGACACCTGGAAAAGTGGACCTACCGGGAACTCCAAGACCTCTCCGCCCGCCTGGCGGGCCTCCTCCAAAGCCTGGGGGTAAGGGTGGGGGACCGGGTGGCCCTCTACCTCCCCACGGGGGCGGAGGCCGCCTTGGCCCTTTTGGCCTTAGCCCGGCTTGGGGCGGTGCACGTGGCCCTGCCCGTGGGGCTGGGGCCTGAGGCGCTTAGGGAGCGGCTTCTCCAAAGCGAAGCCCGCCTCCTCATCGCCGCTGACGGCTACTACCGCCGGGGGCAGCTCATCCCCTTGCGCCCCGTGGTGGAGGCGGCGCTGGCGGGGCTGGACCTCCCCGTGCTCTGGCACGTGCGGGGAAGCACGGAGTTCCTGGAAAGGGCCTGGGAAGGCGAGCCGGTGGAGCCGGTGCCCGTGCCCGCCCACCACCCCCTCTTCATCCTCCACACCTCGGGCTCCACCGGTAGGCCCAAGGGCGTGGTCCACGGCCATGGGGGGTACATGGTAGGGGTGGCCTGGGCCCTCCGCTACCTCTTCGATCTGAAGCCGGGGGAGGTCTTCCACACCACCGCCGACCTCTTCTGGGTGGTGGGCCACTCCTTTGGCCTCTACGCCCCCCTGTTCCTAGGGGGCACCAGCCTCCTGGTGGAGGACCGCCCCGACCACCCAAGCCCCGCCGCCTTCTACGAGCGCCTGGCCCGGCTCAAGGTGGACGTCCTCCTCACCTCCCCCACCCTCCTCCGCACCCTGAGGCGCCACGGGGAGGCGCGGCCCACGGGCCTTCGGCTGGTGGGGAGCGTGGGGGAGGCCTTGGCCCCGGAGGTCTGGCGCTGGGCCCGGGAAAACCTGGCCTGGCCCCTGGACAACTGGTGGCAGACGGAGCTGGGGGCCCCGGCCCTCGCCACCCCTCTTCCCCTCCCGGCCAAGCCCGGCTACGTGGGGGTGCCCCTCCCCGGGGTGGAAGCCCGGGTGGTGGACGAGGCGGGTCAGGTCCTCCCCCCAGGGGCCAAGGGGCACCTGGTCCTCCTCCGGGCGGGCCCGGCCCAGATGGTGGACCTCCTAGGGGGGGAAAGCCCCTGGCGGGGCGGGCTCTACTGGACCGGGGACCTGGCGGTGATGGACGAGGAGGGGTATTTCCGCATCCTGGGCCGCTCGGAAGAGGTGATCAAGGTGGGGGAGGCAAGGCTCGGCACCGCCGAGGTGGAGGCCGCCGCCCTCACCCATCCCCAGGTGGCGGAGGCGGCGGCCGTGGGGGTGCCGGGGGAGGAAGGGGAGGAGATCGTGGTTTTCGTGGTGCCCAAGCAGGCGGTGCCCGAGGAGCTAAAACCCCTTCTGGCGGAAAAGCTCAAGGCCCACCTCCTGCGCCACCTGGGCCCCGTGGCCCCGCCCCGGGTCCTCTTCGCCGAAAGCCTGCCCCGCACCCGGAGCGGCAAGATCCTCAGGCGGCTTCTCAAGGCGGAACTTTTGGGCCTAGACCCGGGGGACACCTCGGGACTGGAGGAACACTATGGCGGTGGAAAAGCTCCTTAA